The genomic interval AACAAACAAATCTTAGAGTTTATTACGGAATTCTGGTAACCGTTTTGTATACAGTTCCCGTAGTTTTAGCCATAAACTATTTCATTTTTGTGGTATTGCAAGATGTAAGTTTAGAGGTGTTTTTCGGGGCAAGAATGATCTGGATACATCTTTTTTATATCATTTTATCTTTAGGAGTTTCGACTTTTTTGCAAGCCAGAAGTTTCATGGTAAAATGGAAAAAAGCTTCAAAAGTTGAAATCACCCAGCAAAAAATTATCGCAGGAACTGCCAGCGCAAAATTCGAAAGTTTAAAAAACCAGATCGATCCGCATTTTTTATTTAATAGTTTAAATGTTTTAAGTTCTTTGATCGAAGAAAATCCAGATAATGCGCAGCGTTTTACTACTTCTTTATCTAAAATTTACAGATATGTTTTAGAACAAAAAGATAAAGAATTGGTTTCTGTTGAAGACGAATTATCATTCGCAAAAACTTACATGAATTTGCTGAAAATGCGTTTCGAAAATAGTTTGTTTTACGAATTGCCAACAGAAAATAGCAATCCAGAGGCAAAAGTGGTTCCGCTTTCTTTACAGCTTTTATTAGAAAATACAGTAAAGCATAATATTGTAAGCGAACAAAAACCATTGCATATTAGAATATTCATTGATGGAGATTATCTGGCGATTCAAAATGATCTTCAGAAAAAAGAAGTTTTGCAAGACAGACAAGGTGTTGGATTGCAGAATATTGTAAATCGATACGGAATTGTAACCGACCGAAGAGTGAAAATTGATCAAGACGAAAAGAATTTCACGGTTAGGATTCCAATTTTAACCAAACAAATTACAGTTATGGAAATGAGTGCAGAATATACAGATGAAGCAAAAGCATATTATAGAGCCAAAAAAAGAGTAGAAGAACTAAAAGGTTTTTACGGAAATATTATTGCATACTGTTGTGTGATTCCTTTTTTAGTTTTTATTAACTTAAAATTTTCACCAGGATTTCAATGGTTTTGGTTCTCTGCTTTAGGATGGGGTTTTGGAGTAGCCATGCATGCTTTTAAAGT from Flavobacterium sp. YJ01 carries:
- a CDS encoding histidine kinase; this translates as MKERTFTDLKSGTIVCFKISMIFAVIFSASLGDDLNVRNVLLTFFISCLYSFGLGFGNGFLNVLLDKKWDWLEQTNLRVYYGILVTVLYTVPVVLAINYFIFVVLQDVSLEVFFGARMIWIHLFYIILSLGVSTFLQARSFMVKWKKASKVEITQQKIIAGTASAKFESLKNQIDPHFLFNSLNVLSSLIEENPDNAQRFTTSLSKIYRYVLEQKDKELVSVEDELSFAKTYMNLLKMRFENSLFYELPTENSNPEAKVVPLSLQLLLENTVKHNIVSEQKPLHIRIFIDGDYLAIQNDLQKKEVLQDRQGVGLQNIVNRYGIVTDRRVKIDQDEKNFTVRIPILTKQITVMEMSAEYTDEAKAYYRAKKRVEELKGFYGNIIAYCCVIPFLVFINLKFSPGFQWFWFSALGWGFGVAMHAFKVFGYSSDWEERKIREILERDNKQKTWK